One segment of Halococcus salsus DNA contains the following:
- a CDS encoding acyltransferase has translation MPPNTVGTHTDILRRIGPLGLAKTVYYSKRTGNDPLSIILNSKAAVDLADSSDIEIDNVFFVGSIEPASSRAFSPTKLSVASDATIHAGGGLPRIGHGSVLRIEGDFSIGNSFVNSEFRLLCEDRIEIGDRCSIAWDVALSDTDRHSLFTDEETKPTTAPITINDNVWIGSGTRIKKGVVVGEGAVIASESVVTRDIPPKTLVAGAPARVIEEGVSWD, from the coding sequence ATGCCTCCAAACACAGTAGGAACCCACACAGATATCCTACGCCGCATCGGTCCTCTTGGGCTCGCAAAGACCGTCTACTATTCCAAACGAACGGGGAACGACCCCCTGTCGATAATTCTCAATTCGAAAGCGGCTGTCGACCTTGCTGATTCTTCAGATATAGAGATCGATAACGTGTTTTTCGTAGGTTCGATCGAACCCGCATCATCTCGCGCCTTTTCACCAACCAAGCTGTCTGTTGCATCAGATGCGACGATACACGCTGGTGGAGGACTGCCGAGGATCGGGCACGGCTCAGTGCTGCGAATAGAGGGGGATTTCTCGATTGGCAATTCGTTCGTTAATTCAGAGTTTCGATTGCTCTGTGAAGATCGTATCGAGATCGGAGACCGATGTTCGATCGCATGGGATGTTGCCCTCAGCGACACCGACCGACATAGCCTCTTTACGGACGAAGAAACGAAACCAACAACAGCCCCGATTACGATCAACGACAACGTTTGGATCGGTTCCGGCACCCGTATTAAAAAGGGAGTGGTAGTGGGCGAAGGTGCTGTTATCGCGAGCGAGAGCGTCGTTACCAGAGACATACCACCGAAAACGCTTGTTGCTGGGGCACCTGCGAGGGTCATCGAAGAAGGTGTATCTTGGGACTAG